The following are from one region of the Arcobacter defluvii genome:
- a CDS encoding ADP-ribosylglycohydrolase family protein: MFEEKIKDLVLSVLVIDSYCLGMHWVYDEEQLLDKNFNWQVLNAPKALWHKGKEAGDFTHYGDQTLWLYEFLKDKNSFDVDLYRDFWYKKMKNYTGYLDSASRNTILNIENKTTPSGSNSTDLSIVGRIAPLLKVSKNKEEFLKNVQIFVQVTHNSKKAKECVDFFARLLLLVLEKNDITKSILKLKNEYDDSFQVMIEKGLNSKDEDSFKAIREFGPACDIDGGFSGVIHLLAKYDNLKEMIINNSKAGGDSSARAMIATTIFMANKNINELPKEWLNINKKI, encoded by the coding sequence ATGTTTGAAGAAAAAATAAAAGATTTAGTTTTATCTGTGTTAGTTATAGATTCTTACTGTTTAGGAATGCATTGGGTTTATGATGAAGAACAACTTTTAGATAAAAACTTTAATTGGCAAGTTTTAAATGCTCCTAAAGCTTTATGGCATAAAGGAAAAGAAGCAGGAGATTTTACTCATTATGGAGATCAAACTCTTTGGTTATATGAATTTTTGAAAGATAAAAATAGTTTTGATGTGGATTTATATAGAGATTTTTGGTATAAAAAAATGAAAAATTATACAGGATATTTGGATTCTGCTTCAAGAAATACTATTTTAAATATTGAGAATAAAACCACTCCAAGTGGCTCAAATTCAACTGATTTATCAATTGTTGGAAGAATTGCTCCTCTTTTAAAAGTATCAAAAAATAAAGAAGAATTTTTAAAAAATGTACAAATTTTTGTACAAGTAACCCACAATAGTAAAAAAGCAAAAGAGTGTGTAGATTTTTTTGCAAGATTACTTCTTTTAGTTTTAGAAAAAAATGACATAACAAAGTCTATTTTAAAACTTAAAAATGAATATGATGATTCATTTCAAGTTATGATAGAAAAAGGTTTAAATTCAAAAGATGAAGATAGCTTTAAAGCAATTCGAGAATTTGGGCCAGCTTGTGATATAGATGGTGGATTTAGTGGAGTTATTCATCTTTTAGCAAAATATGATAATTTAAAAGAGATGATTATAAATAACTCAAAAGCTGGTGGAGATTCAAGTGCAAGAGCAATGATTGCAACAACTATTTTTATGGCAAATAAAAATATAAATGAATTACCAAAAGAGTGGTTAAATATAAATAAAAAAATTTAA
- a CDS encoding DnaJ domain-containing protein: MDYSEFEKAVDMFGILTRVSRKDLKKKYLKLSKKYHPDMPEGSDEKFIELKKNYEILCAYMDSYCYSFDKDEFRHQFPAFTNYKNWVK, translated from the coding sequence ATGGATTATAGTGAATTTGAAAAAGCTGTTGATATGTTTGGAATATTAACAAGAGTTTCAAGAAAAGATTTGAAAAAAAAGTATTTAAAATTGTCAAAAAAATACCATCCTGATATGCCAGAAGGTAGTGATGAAAAGTTTATTGAATTAAAAAAGAATTACGAAATACTTTGTGCTTATATGGATTCATATTGTTACTCATTTGATAAAGATGAGTTTAGACATCAGTTTCCAGCATTTACGAACTATAAAAATTGGGTGAAATAA
- a CDS encoding DsbA family protein, with protein MVYTLYYVHDPMCSWCYAFKATLDELKKHLASNIKIVYVVGGLAKHSDEPMPKEMQEKIENIWYEIEEVTGTKFNHDFWKNCIPRRSTYLACQATILARYEDKEDEMINAIQEAYYQKALNPSDASTLISLAKQIGMDEKKFEEDLKSQKIEDDLQEELNFRRSLYVKVFPSLILKYKKELYPINIKYNDYKSMLNQINDLVENSYF; from the coding sequence ATGGTTTATACTCTATATTATGTACATGACCCAATGTGTTCATGGTGTTATGCATTTAAAGCAACATTAGATGAACTAAAAAAACATTTAGCATCAAATATAAAAATAGTTTATGTGGTTGGAGGTTTAGCAAAACATTCAGATGAGCCAATGCCAAAAGAAATGCAAGAAAAAATAGAAAATATTTGGTATGAAATAGAAGAAGTAACTGGAACTAAGTTTAATCATGATTTTTGGAAAAATTGTATTCCAAGACGTTCAACTTATCTTGCATGCCAAGCAACTATACTTGCACGTTATGAAGATAAAGAAGATGAAATGATAAATGCCATTCAAGAAGCTTATTATCAAAAAGCATTAAATCCAAGTGATGCTTCAACATTAATTAGTTTAGCAAAACAAATAGGAATGGATGAAAAAAAATTTGAAGAGGATTTAAAATCACAAAAAATAGAAGATGATTTACAAGAAGAACTAAACTTTAGACGTTCGCTTTATGTAAAAGTTTTTCCTTCATTGATTTTAAAATATAAAAAAGAACTATATCCAATAAATATAAAATATAATGATTATAAAAGTATGTTAAATCAAATAAATGATTTAGTAGAAAATAGCTATTTTTAA
- a CDS encoding L-lactate permease, with amino-acid sequence MSLGFQAFFAALPIIFAGILLVGLRVSAKKAMPLVYIATIAVAFLVWEVSFERVLASTIEGMLITISVLWIIFGAILLLNTLKHSGAIIVIREGFNNISPDRRIQVIIVAWLFGSFIEGASGFGTPAAIAAPLLVAIGFPAMAAVMVGMMIQSTPVSFGAVGTPILIGVNKGLDSAGIGATLSNFGSSWDSYLQIITSEVAITHAIAGTFIPLFMIIMLTRFFGENKSWSEGLSIIPFAIFAGLAFTIPYALTGVFLGAEFPSLIGALVGLPIVVLAAKNGFLVPKKSWDFAPREKWPVAWVSKFEMKFDAMTSKEAMSLTKAWIPYVLVAAILVLTRVSADAKAFVMSLAFSYKNILGEGLNFTMNPLYLPGGILVFVVIITYFLHKMEFKELKAAVGESSRVMIGAGFVLVFTIPLVRVLINSGVNASGFDSMPIAMANFVAHSVGDIYPLFAPVVGALGAFIAGSNTVSNMMLSQFQFGVADALGVSTAFMVALQAVGAAAGNMIAIHNVVAASATVGLLDQEGETLRKTIIPTIYYCLVVGIVGLIGMYYLGLTDPLMK; translated from the coding sequence ATGAGTTTAGGTTTTCAAGCATTTTTTGCTGCGTTACCAATCATATTTGCTGGTATTTTACTTGTAGGACTTAGAGTTTCTGCAAAAAAAGCAATGCCTTTAGTTTATATTGCAACAATCGCAGTTGCATTTTTGGTTTGGGAAGTTTCTTTTGAAAGAGTTCTTGCTTCAACGATTGAAGGAATGTTAATCACAATTTCTGTTTTATGGATTATTTTTGGTGCTATTTTACTTTTAAATACACTAAAACATTCAGGTGCAATTATTGTAATTAGAGAAGGATTTAATAATATTAGTCCTGATAGAAGAATACAAGTTATTATCGTAGCTTGGTTATTTGGTTCATTTATTGAAGGAGCTTCTGGTTTTGGAACACCTGCTGCTATTGCTGCTCCATTACTTGTAGCTATTGGATTTCCTGCTATGGCAGCTGTTATGGTTGGTATGATGATCCAAAGTACTCCTGTATCTTTTGGTGCAGTTGGAACTCCTATTTTAATTGGAGTAAATAAAGGATTAGATTCAGCTGGAATTGGAGCAACTTTATCAAATTTTGGTTCTTCTTGGGATTCATATCTTCAAATTATTACATCAGAAGTAGCTATTACTCATGCAATTGCTGGAACATTTATTCCTTTATTTATGATTATCATGCTTACAAGATTTTTTGGAGAAAATAAATCTTGGAGTGAAGGATTATCAATAATTCCTTTTGCAATTTTTGCAGGTCTTGCGTTTACAATTCCTTATGCTTTAACAGGTGTATTTTTAGGTGCAGAGTTCCCATCATTAATTGGTGCATTAGTTGGTTTACCAATCGTTGTCTTAGCAGCTAAAAATGGATTCTTAGTTCCTAAAAAATCTTGGGATTTTGCTCCAAGAGAAAAATGGCCAGTTGCATGGGTTTCTAAATTTGAAATGAAATTTGATGCAATGACATCAAAAGAAGCTATGTCTTTAACAAAAGCTTGGATTCCTTATGTATTAGTTGCTGCAATTTTAGTATTAACAAGAGTTAGTGCTGATGCAAAAGCTTTTGTTATGTCTTTAGCATTCTCATACAAAAATATTTTAGGAGAAGGTCTAAACTTTACTATGAATCCTTTATATTTACCAGGAGGAATTTTAGTATTTGTTGTAATTATCACTTATTTTTTACATAAAATGGAATTTAAAGAGTTAAAAGCAGCTGTTGGTGAATCTTCAAGAGTAATGATTGGTGCTGGATTTGTACTTGTATTTACTATTCCACTTGTAAGAGTTTTAATTAATTCAGGTGTTAATGCTTCTGGATTTGATTCCATGCCAATTGCAATGGCAAATTTTGTTGCTCATTCAGTTGGAGATATTTATCCTTTATTTGCACCAGTTGTTGGAGCTTTAGGAGCATTTATTGCTGGAAGTAATACAGTTTCAAATATGATGTTAAGTCAATTCCAATTTGGTGTTGCTGATGCGTTAGGTGTTTCTACAGCATTTATGGTTGCTCTTCAAGCAGTTGGAGCAGCAGCTGGAAATATGATAGCAATTCACAATGTTGTTGCAGCTAGTGCAACTGTTGGATTACTTGACCAAGAAGGTGAGACTTTAAGAAAAACTATTATTCCTACAATTTACTATTGTTTAGTTGTTGGAATTGTTGGTTTAATTGGAATGTATTATTTAGGATTAACTGATCCACTTATGAAATAA
- a CDS encoding PAS domain S-box protein: protein MKFTVSKIIIASLFIIFLVISGVFFSISVLKDETIKTHLKLVQLYSSIFVDNLTKTINSMDLFSQSLVVLLKNEEKEEIINNKLLNLLKENLEIRSINILDENNKIIYSSNKLNKNLLINLESFYPIPTYSKDILRVGNTKEGRDFFDAKNIEYSKNNLDINFFPILKEVSLGYKRVKVLIAINGDFLLNRYNNFLNIEHCYIDILKIDGTLLVSNDFREQSNIDISDELKTIIKEKNSFSGIFDFNKEKTILSYNSTLNYPFLVIVRLNFDKTLQTWEEKSYTFLVTIFALLILSIILIISWLITYNKRINKEFSLNKKFKILFEQSSFFALIVDSDGKILDINKSFLSLFFENKIEDKNIWEYSCWPESEKKWLESIFRNYTDGEKVQKELNIYDLDGKPRVLEIVISSFEIDEHIEYVLIALDITIKKQREKELKNAHIVFKNAHDGIVVTDDKANIVNVNKAFELNTGYTLKEVVGRNPKILKSGLQEEDFYKNMWTELISTGYWEGEITNKDKNGKLYIERIKINAVYNENNKLTNYIAVFSDITLQKEQERLLHEKEKLLFQQSKLSAMGEMIGNIAHQWRQPLSVISSSTSAIKLHEEEGFYSKEEIIDFIEVILNSTKYLSNTIDDFRNFYKEDSVKSNFDVKQAINSSLNLIKTELVKHNIELVFVNDDNFEIKGIRNQFLQVMMNILINAKDAFIEKEQDLKLIFINLYEEEGKKIIEIYDNAGGINENVIAHVFEPYFTTKHKSVGTGIGLYMSEEIITKGLNGEIFVSNKNFVYKNQKFIGAEFRIII from the coding sequence ATGAAGTTTACAGTTTCAAAAATAATTATTGCAAGTTTATTTATCATTTTTCTTGTAATCTCAGGTGTTTTTTTTTCTATAAGTGTTTTAAAAGATGAAACAATAAAAACTCATTTAAAATTAGTTCAATTATATTCAAGTATTTTTGTTGATAATCTAACAAAAACAATAAACTCTATGGATTTATTTTCTCAAAGTTTAGTGGTACTTTTAAAAAATGAAGAAAAAGAGGAAATTATTAATAATAAACTACTAAATTTATTAAAAGAGAATTTAGAAATAAGATCAATAAATATTTTAGATGAGAATAATAAAATCATATATAGCTCAAATAAGTTAAATAAAAATCTTTTAATAAATTTAGAATCTTTTTATCCAATACCAACTTATAGTAAAGATATTTTAAGAGTTGGAAATACGAAAGAGGGAAGAGATTTTTTTGATGCAAAAAATATCGAGTATTCAAAGAATAATTTGGATATAAATTTTTTTCCTATATTAAAAGAGGTTTCTTTAGGTTATAAAAGAGTTAAAGTTTTAATTGCCATAAATGGTGATTTTTTACTTAATCGATATAATAATTTTTTAAATATTGAACATTGTTATATTGATATTTTAAAAATAGATGGAACATTATTGGTTTCAAACGATTTTAGAGAACAAAGCAATATAGATATTAGTGATGAGTTAAAGACTATTATAAAAGAAAAAAATTCATTTTCTGGTATTTTTGATTTTAATAAAGAAAAAACTATTCTTTCTTATAACAGCACTTTAAATTATCCATTTTTAGTAATAGTAAGATTGAATTTTGACAAAACTTTACAAACTTGGGAAGAAAAAAGTTATACTTTTTTAGTAACTATTTTTGCTTTATTAATCTTATCTATTATTCTAATAATTTCATGGTTAATTACTTATAATAAAAGAATTAACAAAGAATTTTCTCTAAATAAAAAATTTAAAATTTTGTTTGAACAAAGTAGTTTTTTTGCTCTAATAGTAGATTCTGATGGAAAAATTTTAGATATAAATAAGAGTTTTCTATCTTTATTTTTTGAAAATAAAATTGAAGATAAAAATATTTGGGAATATTCATGTTGGCCTGAGAGTGAAAAAAAATGGTTAGAAAGTATTTTTAGAAATTATACGGATGGTGAAAAAGTACAAAAAGAGTTAAATATATATGATTTAGATGGAAAACCAAGAGTATTAGAAATCGTAATATCATCTTTTGAAATTGATGAACATATTGAATATGTACTAATTGCTTTAGATATTACAATAAAAAAACAAAGAGAAAAAGAACTTAAAAATGCTCATATTGTTTTCAAAAATGCCCATGATGGAATAGTTGTAACTGATGATAAAGCAAATATCGTAAATGTAAATAAAGCATTTGAATTAAATACTGGATATACATTAAAAGAAGTTGTTGGAAGAAATCCAAAAATCTTAAAATCAGGTCTTCAAGAAGAAGATTTTTATAAAAATATGTGGACAGAGTTGATTTCTACAGGTTATTGGGAAGGTGAAATAACAAATAAAGATAAAAATGGGAAACTTTATATTGAAAGAATAAAAATAAATGCTGTTTATAATGAAAATAATAAATTGACAAATTATATTGCAGTTTTTTCTGATATAACTTTACAAAAAGAACAAGAAAGACTTTTACATGAAAAAGAAAAACTTCTTTTTCAACAATCAAAATTATCAGCTATGGGTGAAATGATAGGAAATATTGCCCATCAATGGAGACAACCTTTAAGTGTGATTAGTTCTTCAACGAGTGCTATTAAACTTCATGAAGAAGAGGGGTTTTATTCAAAAGAAGAAATTATTGATTTTATAGAAGTGATTTTAAATTCTACAAAATATTTATCAAATACTATTGATGATTTTAGGAATTTTTATAAAGAAGACTCAGTAAAAAGTAACTTTGATGTAAAACAAGCTATTAATAGTAGTTTAAATCTGATAAAAACAGAGCTAGTAAAACATAATATTGAACTTGTTTTTGTCAATGATGATAATTTTGAAATAAAAGGTATTAGAAACCAATTTTTACAAGTTATGATGAATATCTTAATAAATGCAAAAGATGCTTTTATTGAAAAAGAACAAGATTTAAAATTAATATTTATAAATCTTTATGAAGAAGAAGGAAAAAAAATTATTGAGATTTATGATAATGCAGGTGGAATAAATGAAAATGTTATTGCCCATGTTTTTGAACCATATTTTACAACAAAACATAAATCAGTTGGAACGGGAATTGGTTTATATATGAGTGAAGAGATAATTACAAAAGGATTAAATGGAGAAATTTTTGTTTCAAATAAAAATTTTGTATATAAAAATCAAAAATTTATTGGAGCAGAATTTAGAATAATTATATAA
- a CDS encoding substrate-binding periplasmic protein: protein MRHIKKLYLLLFFSLALFANGDILDEIKSTNKLRVCVWPEYYGISYLDQRTQQFSGIDSDLAQELAKDLNVNLEFVMSSFATLIDDINNDVCQIAMFAIGNTAQRREKIRFTTAHLSSDVYAITTKNNRRIQNWDDIDKKGNIVAVAKGTYHEPIMKEKLKNAELLVVDKMHQREEEVQSGRADVFMTDYPFAKRMLIKTNWAKLIEPKTTYFKTDYAWAMKYGDDKFYNRVEKFIDDIKVDGRLLLLAKKNGLEPIVKLK, encoded by the coding sequence ATGAGACACATTAAAAAATTATATTTACTATTATTTTTCTCTTTAGCTCTTTTTGCAAATGGAGATATTCTTGATGAGATAAAATCAACAAATAAACTAAGAGTTTGTGTTTGGCCTGAATATTATGGAATCTCTTATTTAGACCAAAGAACTCAACAATTTTCAGGAATAGATAGTGATTTAGCTCAAGAATTGGCAAAAGATTTAAATGTAAATTTAGAGTTTGTAATGAGTTCTTTTGCAACTTTAATTGATGATATAAATAATGATGTTTGTCAAATTGCAATGTTTGCAATTGGAAACACTGCCCAAAGACGAGAAAAGATTAGATTTACAACAGCGCATTTATCAAGTGATGTTTATGCAATTACTACAAAAAATAATAGAAGAATTCAAAATTGGGATGATATTGATAAAAAAGGTAATATTGTTGCAGTTGCAAAGGGAACTTATCATGAGCCAATTATGAAAGAAAAATTAAAAAATGCTGAACTTTTAGTTGTGGATAAAATGCATCAAAGGGAAGAAGAAGTTCAATCTGGTCGTGCTGATGTTTTTATGACAGATTATCCTTTTGCTAAAAGAATGCTAATCAAAACTAATTGGGCAAAATTAATAGAACCAAAAACTACTTATTTTAAAACTGATTATGCTTGGGCTATGAAATATGGTGATGATAAATTTTATAATAGAGTTGAGAAATTTATTGATGATATAAAAGTAGATGGCAGACTTCTTTTATTAGCTAAAAAAAATGGTTTAGAACCAATTGTTAAATTAAAATAA
- a CDS encoding J domain-containing protein: MIIVGIFVLIIAFIIYNFKKKMKANSFSFRFDSSQFQNGTNFDFRDFNNFNNSGFQGFANAPRFNEVEKAKEFFGFTHSPTKEEIKKRYKELARKYHPDMNGGNDEKMKELNNYRDILMKTVE; this comes from the coding sequence ATGATAATAGTAGGAATTTTTGTTTTGATTATCGCTTTTATTATTTATAACTTTAAGAAAAAAATGAAAGCAAATAGTTTTTCATTTAGATTTGATAGCTCACAATTTCAAAATGGTACAAATTTTGATTTTAGAGATTTTAATAACTTCAATAATTCAGGCTTTCAAGGTTTTGCAAATGCTCCAAGATTTAATGAAGTTGAAAAAGCAAAAGAGTTTTTTGGATTTACTCACTCTCCAACAAAAGAAGAGATAAAAAAAAGATATAAAGAACTTGCACGTAAATATCATCCAGATATGAATGGTGGAAATGATGAAAAAATGAAAGAATTAAACAATTATAGAGATATTTTGATGAAAACTGTAGAGTGA
- a CDS encoding site-2 protease family protein, translated as MFQQQEQTILPKIRDDLKLLETSVAEDGSKRWLLFDPIQNKYFDIGLDTFELISNWQSDIELEEFVTILEKKDYEIDKESLQTFVNFLINNNLIVCDDSKYTSRMINVQKQSKQNIFKWLIHNYLFIRIPLLKPDLWLERNKTRVDFLYSKLWQNIVLVLGFIGIIFVLRDWEKFTSTFMYLFSKEGFFYYFLSLVFVKSFHELGHAFTAKRYGCKVPTMGVAFLVLFPVLYTDTTNAWKLKSKYQRLKIVVAGMKVELYLGLIATFLWSFAPDGILKSILFIIATTSWISSLLINISPFLRFDGYYALSDITDSKNLQPRSFAMARWFIRKNILGLDEVKPEILPKEKERFFIVYAIGTWIYRFFLFLGIAVLVYYYAFKVLGIVLFLVEIIWFIFLPIFKELKFWWSKKAQVEFNKRNKISLTLFIIFLFLIFIPWNTNIKMPAIIESKNYIEYYSAEDGFIEKIFFTNGDYVKKDQLLLKIKSPQLEFKISQIQKEITQIELEINKQAGFKENLNKRFVLEESLLKKQNELDGLKKVIDKFEIKANFDGKIYFNDVFKVNQWINKKEPIFVLYDNLNYKIVGFCNENDFKLLKENSNSKFIFSSGDIKDIHSKISNISKVSVPYLEFPELSSDFGGEIATRQDKNKGIKTEQAYYKISIDLNDISLNLENRKVGVLVTQGESSSIISRIFKKAVSVLIRESEF; from the coding sequence ATGTTTCAACAACAAGAACAAACGATATTACCAAAAATAAGAGATGATTTAAAACTTTTAGAAACTTCCGTTGCTGAAGATGGTTCAAAAAGATGGCTTTTATTTGATCCAATTCAAAATAAATATTTTGATATTGGACTTGATACTTTTGAATTAATTTCAAATTGGCAAAGTGATATTGAACTTGAAGAGTTTGTAACTATTTTAGAAAAAAAAGATTATGAGATTGATAAAGAATCTTTACAAACTTTTGTTAATTTTTTAATAAATAATAATTTAATTGTTTGTGATGATTCAAAATATACTTCAAGAATGATAAATGTTCAAAAACAATCAAAACAAAATATTTTTAAATGGTTAATTCATAATTATCTATTTATTAGAATTCCTCTTTTAAAACCAGACCTTTGGCTTGAAAGAAATAAAACTAGGGTTGATTTTTTATATTCTAAGCTTTGGCAAAATATTGTTTTAGTTTTAGGTTTTATTGGAATTATTTTTGTCTTAAGAGATTGGGAAAAATTTACTTCAACTTTTATGTATTTATTTTCAAAAGAAGGTTTTTTTTACTATTTTTTATCTTTAGTTTTTGTTAAAAGTTTTCACGAACTAGGGCATGCTTTTACAGCCAAAAGATATGGTTGTAAAGTTCCAACTATGGGAGTTGCATTTTTAGTTTTATTTCCTGTTTTATATACAGATACAACAAATGCTTGGAAATTAAAATCAAAATATCAAAGATTAAAAATCGTTGTTGCTGGAATGAAAGTAGAACTTTATTTAGGTTTAATTGCCACTTTCTTATGGTCTTTTGCTCCTGATGGGATATTAAAAAGTATTTTATTTATTATTGCAACAACAAGTTGGATTAGCTCATTACTTATAAATATTAGTCCATTTTTACGATTTGATGGTTATTATGCTTTATCAGATATTACAGATAGTAAAAATTTACAACCTCGTTCTTTTGCAATGGCAAGATGGTTTATAAGAAAAAATATTTTAGGTTTAGATGAAGTAAAACCAGAAATCTTACCAAAAGAAAAAGAGAGATTTTTTATTGTTTATGCCATAGGAACTTGGATTTATAGATTTTTCTTATTTTTAGGAATAGCTGTTTTAGTCTATTATTATGCTTTTAAAGTTTTAGGAATAGTTTTATTTTTAGTTGAAATTATTTGGTTTATTTTTTTACCTATTTTTAAAGAGTTAAAATTTTGGTGGAGTAAAAAAGCACAAGTAGAATTTAATAAAAGAAATAAAATCTCTTTAACTTTATTTATAATATTTTTATTTTTGATATTTATTCCTTGGAATACAAATATCAAAATGCCAGCAATTATTGAATCAAAGAACTATATTGAGTATTACTCTGCTGAAGATGGATTTATAGAAAAAATATTTTTTACAAATGGAGATTATGTAAAAAAAGATCAACTATTATTGAAAATTAAATCTCCACAACTTGAGTTTAAAATATCACAAATTCAAAAAGAGATAACACAAATTGAACTTGAAATCAATAAACAAGCAGGTTTTAAAGAAAATCTAAATAAACGTTTTGTTTTAGAAGAATCTTTATTGAAAAAACAAAATGAATTAGATGGTTTAAAAAAAGTTATAGATAAGTTTGAAATAAAAGCAAATTTTGATGGAAAAATCTATTTCAATGATGTTTTTAAAGTAAATCAATGGATAAATAAAAAAGAGCCAATTTTTGTGTTATATGATAATTTAAACTACAAAATAGTTGGTTTTTGTAATGAAAATGATTTTAAATTATTGAAAGAAAATAGTAATAGTAAATTTATTTTTAGTTCAGGAGATATAAAAGATATTCATTCAAAAATATCAAATATCTCAAAAGTTTCTGTTCCATATTTAGAATTTCCTGAATTATCTTCTGATTTTGGAGGAGAAATAGCTACAAGACAAGATAAAAATAAAGGGATAAAAACAGAACAAGCTTATTATAAAATCTCAATAGATTTAAATGATATTTCATTAAATTTAGAAAATAGAAAGGTTGGAGTTTTAGTTACTCAAGGAGAATCTTCAAGTATAATTTCAAGAATCTTTAAAAAAGCAGTTTCAGTTCTAATAAGAGAGAGTGAATTTTAA
- a CDS encoding efflux RND transporter periplasmic adaptor subunit produces MESNISKLLQLEHNCRNCESKKELYFQIVNGTRSLVNYSQGILLTTDLTGKYKVVAISDISVVDSTSPYVQWVEDVITDLHKNDKAKDVFIVDTKNDLKEINFKSLHEFAPSNILYIPLKKSKENSDTDYIFLLFKEESWVENDILMIKHLSSSLTYFLFAMRSCGISQTLKNLSFKNKYFKIAVLVLFILMFLPVRLSVLAPLEVDAKNPYVVTSPLNAVIEEVKVFPNDKIEKNQLIVKFDDVDFSNDYLVAKRTLDVTNAELFSTKQSSFLDPKQKSQISQLENQVKLKEAELDYAKDQLDKTKIFAKEDGIAIINNPNDWKGKPVSTGERIFLIAKPNNIELKIMLPVSDAIFLEENAIVKAFFDNDPTNSWSAKIKYISYKPELTEQNILSYRITANFDDIKENGYIPSIGLRGTAKIYSKKVSLFFYLFRKPITAVRQWIGW; encoded by the coding sequence TTGGAATCAAATATATCAAAACTTCTACAGTTGGAGCACAACTGTAGAAATTGTGAAAGTAAAAAAGAGCTCTATTTTCAAATAGTAAATGGAACAAGAAGCCTTGTGAATTATTCACAAGGTATTTTATTAACTACTGATTTAACAGGAAAATACAAAGTTGTAGCTATTTCAGATATTTCAGTAGTTGATTCAACATCTCCTTATGTACAATGGGTAGAAGATGTAATAACTGATTTGCATAAAAATGACAAAGCAAAAGATGTTTTTATTGTTGATACTAAAAATGATTTAAAAGAGATAAATTTTAAATCTCTTCATGAATTTGCACCATCAAATATCTTATATATTCCTTTAAAGAAATCAAAAGAAAATAGTGATACGGATTATATTTTTCTTCTATTTAAAGAAGAATCTTGGGTTGAAAATGATATTTTGATGATTAAACACTTGTCTTCTTCTCTTACTTATTTTTTATTTGCAATGCGAAGTTGTGGAATTTCTCAAACCTTAAAGAATTTATCATTTAAAAATAAATATTTTAAAATAGCAGTTCTTGTGCTATTTATTTTGATGTTTTTACCTGTTAGGTTGTCTGTTTTAGCACCACTTGAAGTTGATGCAAAAAATCCTTATGTTGTAACATCTCCATTAAATGCAGTTATTGAAGAAGTGAAAGTTTTTCCAAATGATAAAATAGAAAAAAATCAATTGATTGTAAAATTTGATGATGTGGATTTTTCAAATGATTATTTAGTAGCAAAAAGAACTTTGGATGTTACAAATGCCGAACTTTTTAGTACAAAACAGAGTAGTTTTTTAGACCCAAAACAAAAAAGTCAAATTTCACAGTTGGAGAATCAAGTTAAATTAAAAGAAGCAGAACTTGATTATGCAAAAGACCAACTTGATAAAACAAAAATATTTGCTAAAGAAGATGGAATTGCAATTATAAATAATCCAAATGATTGGAAAGGAAAACCTGTATCAACAGGAGAAAGAATTTTTTTAATAGCAAAACCAAATAATATTGAATTAAAAATTATGTTGCCTGTTAGTGATGCTATTTTTTTAGAAGAAAATGCAATTGTAAAAGCTTTTTTTGATAATGATCCAACAAACTCTTGGAGTGCAAAAATAAAATATATCTCTTATAAACCAGAACTTACAGAACAAAATATTTTATCTTATAGAATAACTGCAAATTTTGATGATATAAAAGAAAATGGTTACATCCCTTCAATTGGACTTAGAGGAACTGCAAAGATTTATTCAAAAAAAGTATCTTTATTTTTCTATTTATTTAGAAAACCAATAACTGCCGTTAGACAATGGATAGGTTGGTAA